A part of Pararoseomonas sp. SCSIO 73927 genomic DNA contains:
- a CDS encoding LysR substrate-binding domain-containing protein, protein MELQEIRSFLEVAAAGSFSRAAVRLGVTQPALSRQIARLEAGLGRELLYRHGRGVMLTDAGRRFLEVSQGVTQQLAAVRAELATGALDLVGSVTLGMPPSLSASMGADLALRFGSRHPGAALRIREAFSAILLEWTESARLDLAVLYDARNSPHLIATPLLLEEFFLIEPPAAGAPEPVPLLFLEEQELVVPGPENGLRRVLDAACAAEGVRLRVRMEVDCVPALKQLVERGVGSTVLPFGAVHREVREGRLRARPFRSSAMRALLVIATPANRPVTPLVRAAIRAVQEEVERLIPLNVLRGATRGPDGATLVP, encoded by the coding sequence GTGGAACTCCAGGAGATCCGAAGCTTCCTCGAGGTCGCGGCCGCCGGCAGCTTCTCCCGCGCCGCCGTGCGCCTCGGGGTGACTCAGCCCGCCCTCAGCCGGCAGATCGCGCGGCTCGAGGCGGGGTTGGGCCGGGAACTGCTCTACCGCCACGGGCGCGGTGTGATGCTGACCGATGCCGGCCGCCGCTTCCTCGAGGTCTCGCAGGGCGTCACGCAGCAGCTCGCCGCCGTGCGGGCGGAGCTGGCGACGGGCGCCCTGGACCTGGTCGGCAGCGTCACCCTGGGCATGCCGCCCTCCCTCTCCGCCAGCATGGGGGCGGACCTGGCGCTGCGCTTCGGCTCCCGCCACCCCGGCGCCGCGCTGCGCATCCGGGAGGCTTTCAGCGCCATCCTGCTGGAGTGGACGGAATCCGCGCGGCTCGACCTCGCCGTCCTCTACGATGCCCGGAACAGCCCGCACCTGATTGCCACGCCGCTGCTGCTGGAGGAGTTCTTCCTCATCGAGCCCCCCGCCGCTGGCGCGCCTGAACCCGTCCCGCTCCTCTTCCTCGAGGAACAGGAGCTCGTCGTCCCCGGCCCGGAGAACGGCCTCCGCCGTGTGCTGGACGCGGCCTGCGCCGCGGAGGGCGTGCGCCTGCGCGTGCGGATGGAGGTGGACTGCGTGCCCGCCCTGAAGCAGCTGGTGGAGCGCGGCGTCGGCTCCACCGTGCTCCCCTTCGGTGCCGTCCACCGCGAGGTGCGCGAGGGCCGGCTGCGTGCCCGGCCCTTCCGCTCCTCCGCCATGCGGGCGCTGCTGGTGATCGCCACGCCCGCCAACCGGCCGGTCACGCCCCTGGTACGCGCCGCGATCAGGGCCGTTCAGGAGGAAGTGGAACGGCTCATCCCGCTGAACGTGCTGCGCGGCGCCACGCGCGGGCCGGACGGGGCCACCCTCGTGCCCTGA
- a CDS encoding efflux RND transporter periplasmic adaptor subunit: MPTPHRKGTLLSGLAPLALALALPLIPLPAQSQPAPPTVTVSEPVRRNVTEWEEHIARLEPSARVELRPRVSGQVERVHFRDGQVVRAGDLLFSVDARPFEIAIESARAELARAEARLELARQENDRTSSLVRERFAPQAQLDTRRAAQRDAEAGIADARARLRQAELERSWTEVRAPQSGRVSDRRVDAGNLVQAGTTLLTTIVALDPVYATFDLSEADLLRVSRRGGAQETPVQLRLADETEFARQGRMDFLDSALNDRSGTIRARATLPNPDLFLTPGTFARLRLRAGEGEVLMVPDAAIAADQAARVVMTVAADGTVVAKPVTLGPVIDGLRVVRAGLSPSDQVITAGLHLARPGGRVTAEVKPLAPARLAQAR, encoded by the coding sequence ATGCCGACCCCTCACCGCAAGGGCACCCTTCTCAGCGGCCTGGCCCCGCTGGCCCTCGCCCTTGCCCTTCCCCTGATCCCTCTTCCCGCCCAGTCGCAGCCCGCACCCCCCACCGTCACCGTCTCCGAGCCCGTCCGCCGGAACGTGACGGAGTGGGAGGAGCACATCGCGCGCCTTGAGCCCTCCGCCCGCGTCGAGCTGCGCCCCCGCGTCTCCGGCCAGGTAGAGCGGGTCCACTTCCGCGACGGGCAGGTCGTCCGCGCCGGCGACCTTCTCTTCTCCGTGGATGCCCGCCCCTTCGAGATCGCGATCGAGAGCGCCCGGGCCGAGCTCGCCCGCGCCGAGGCCCGGCTGGAACTGGCGCGCCAGGAGAACGACCGCACCTCCTCCCTCGTGCGGGAGCGCTTCGCCCCCCAGGCCCAGCTCGACACCCGCCGCGCCGCCCAGCGCGACGCCGAGGCCGGCATCGCCGATGCCCGCGCCCGCCTGCGCCAGGCCGAGCTGGAGCGCAGCTGGACCGAGGTGCGCGCCCCGCAATCCGGCCGCGTCTCGGACCGCCGCGTGGATGCCGGCAACCTCGTCCAGGCCGGCACCACCCTGCTGACCACCATCGTCGCGCTGGACCCGGTCTACGCCACCTTCGACCTCAGCGAGGCCGACCTCCTCCGCGTCTCCCGCCGCGGCGGGGCGCAGGAAACCCCGGTGCAGCTGCGCCTCGCGGACGAGACGGAGTTCGCCCGCCAGGGGCGGATGGACTTCCTGGATTCCGCGCTGAACGACCGCTCCGGCACCATCAGGGCGCGCGCCACCCTCCCCAACCCCGACCTCTTCCTCACCCCCGGCACCTTCGCCCGCCTGCGCCTCCGCGCCGGGGAAGGGGAGGTGCTGATGGTGCCGGACGCCGCCATCGCGGCCGACCAAGCCGCGCGGGTGGTGATGACCGTGGCCGCGGACGGCACCGTGGTGGCCAAGCCCGTCACGCTGGGCCCGGTGATCGACGGGCTGCGCGTGGTGCGCGCCGGCCTCTCGCCCTCCGACCAGGTGATCACCGCCGGGCTGCACCTGGCGCGCCCCGGCGGGCGGGTGACGGCGGAGGTGAAGCCCCTCGCCCCCGCCCGCCTGGCCCAGGCGCGCTGA
- a CDS encoding CoA transferase produces MAAPLSGLRVVEVSAFIAAPIGGMTLAQLGADVIRIDPIGGNIDYRRWPLSPEGTSLYWTGLNKAKRSVALALNRPEGQEIARALICAPDEKGGEDAGILLTNLPASGWMSHAALSAHRPDLIMLRLIGNPDGSGAVDYTVNSAAGFPTATGRGEEPVNHVLPAWDIAAGLYLATGLLSAERTRRRDGRGQEVVLSLADVAFASVANLGYVADVQVNGAVRPPMGNELYGAFGRDFPTADGRRVMIVAISNRQWRAIGKVTGLAEKLAMIGPMLDVNLDEEGGRYEARHAIAAVLAPWFARHPLAEIARLFEGSGILWGPYQDFGQLVREDPRVSTANPMFAEIDQPGVGRILAPAVPLAFSGTPRPEPTPAPRLGEHSDAVLAEVLGLSAAAIGKLHDAGIVAGPEER; encoded by the coding sequence ATGGCGGCCCCGCTCTCCGGGCTGCGGGTCGTCGAGGTCTCGGCCTTCATCGCAGCACCGATCGGGGGGATGACGCTGGCGCAGCTGGGCGCGGATGTGATCCGGATCGACCCCATCGGCGGCAACATCGACTACCGCCGCTGGCCGCTCTCCCCGGAGGGGACGAGCCTGTACTGGACCGGGCTGAACAAGGCCAAGCGCTCCGTGGCGCTGGCGCTGAACAGGCCGGAGGGGCAGGAGATCGCGCGCGCCCTGATCTGCGCCCCCGATGAGAAAGGCGGCGAGGATGCGGGAATCCTGCTGACGAACCTGCCGGCCAGCGGCTGGATGAGCCACGCCGCGCTCTCCGCCCATCGGCCTGACCTCATCATGCTCCGGCTGATCGGCAACCCCGATGGGTCCGGCGCCGTGGACTACACGGTGAACAGCGCGGCGGGCTTCCCCACGGCCACGGGGCGCGGCGAGGAGCCGGTGAACCACGTGCTGCCGGCCTGGGACATCGCGGCGGGGCTCTACCTCGCCACCGGCCTCCTCTCGGCGGAGCGGACGCGGCGGCGGGACGGGCGGGGGCAGGAAGTGGTGCTGTCCCTCGCGGACGTGGCCTTCGCCTCGGTCGCCAACCTCGGCTACGTGGCGGACGTGCAGGTGAACGGGGCGGTGCGGCCGCCCATGGGGAACGAGCTCTACGGCGCCTTCGGGCGGGACTTCCCGACGGCAGACGGGCGCCGGGTGATGATCGTCGCCATCTCCAACCGGCAGTGGCGGGCGATCGGCAAGGTCACGGGACTGGCGGAGAAGCTGGCGATGATCGGCCCGATGCTGGACGTGAACCTGGACGAGGAGGGCGGGCGGTACGAGGCGCGGCACGCCATCGCGGCCGTGCTCGCGCCCTGGTTCGCGCGGCATCCCCTGGCCGAGATCGCGCGGCTGTTCGAGGGCAGCGGCATCCTGTGGGGGCCGTACCAGGATTTCGGCCAGCTCGTGCGGGAGGATCCGCGGGTCTCCACGGCCAACCCGATGTTCGCGGAGATCGACCAGCCCGGCGTGGGGCGCATCCTGGCACCTGCCGTGCCCCTCGCCTTCTCCGGCACGCCGCGGCCGGAACCGACCCCTGCGCCAAGGCTGGGCGAGCATAGCGACGCGGTGCTGGCCGAGGTGCTCGGCCTCTCCGCCGCCGCGATCGGAAAGCTGCACGATGCCGGCATCGTCGCCGGCCCTGAGGAGCGCTGA
- a CDS encoding 2-oxoglutarate dehydrogenase E1 component, translating into MSSSPLSGISYEYLSAMQAAFERDPASVEPGWRVLFQVLAEVGVEAADGAAGRGAALREAAWRDRGHLLATLDPLASPADAIDSAQEPLRAAYAGTLAAESAHIDDDARREWLRAAVERSEGLPGPAAPMEILRGLVAAEEFEGFLGRRFPTKKRFGAEGAEALIPLLTRVLERAAESGVTRAVIGTMHRGRLSVMANVLGRSLTRMMAEIKNAHPFPADAPRAGDVPYHLGHDAVLAFGGRNIRVTLLSNPSHLEAVDPLVLGRARGAQDAEGEGGRARVLPIVIHTDAAVIGQGVVAECIQLAGPAGYSTGGTVHLVVNNGIGFTTETHEARTSRHCTGAWKAVDSAILHVNGDDPAAVCRAADIAVAWRQAQGCDAVVDLVCYRRNGHNEIDEPAFTQPRLYARIAEQVPVARRYAEALVRAGVTDEATVAAMAEACRARLQAAYEDAAGFRLNESGYPPRPAPRGAETGVAGEVLSRIAAAIAEPPGGAALHPRMGRILRQRAIEEGGIAWPTAEALAFGSLLLEGVPVRLSGQDVARGAFSHRHFALVDSATGERHIGLDRLSPGQFPQQARFQVHNSPLSEYAVLGFEYGYSLERPDSLVIWEAQFGDFANGAQIVIDQFLAAAEEKWCDPSRLVVLLPHGLEGQGPEHSSARIERFLQLAARDNMRIANPSTPANYFHLLREQALGLHDRPLVVIAPKRLLRLPAAVSPLADFLPGSGFRPVVASVPAGPVHSVLLCSGKIAYELEERARGVEGVAVLRLERLYPLPAEELAALLRRWPEARITWVQEEPENMGAWSWMDRRLEAVAAAAGLAESRPGLVARPESPSPAGSFHGDHDADQAAIVERAFAAAPVAQAPVSGSTRAA; encoded by the coding sequence ATGTCCTCCTCACCGCTGTCCGGCATCAGCTACGAGTACCTTTCGGCGATGCAGGCCGCCTTCGAGCGCGACCCGGCCTCGGTGGAGCCGGGCTGGCGGGTGCTGTTTCAGGTTCTGGCGGAGGTGGGGGTCGAGGCGGCGGACGGCGCGGCCGGAAGGGGGGCGGCGCTGCGGGAGGCGGCGTGGCGGGATCGCGGGCACCTCCTCGCGACGCTCGATCCCCTGGCTTCCCCTGCCGATGCGATCGACTCCGCGCAGGAGCCGCTGCGGGCCGCCTATGCCGGGACGCTGGCGGCGGAGAGCGCCCATATCGACGACGACGCCCGCCGCGAATGGCTGCGCGCGGCGGTGGAGCGGAGCGAAGGGCTGCCCGGGCCCGCCGCGCCGATGGAGATCCTGCGCGGACTGGTCGCGGCGGAGGAGTTCGAGGGTTTCCTGGGCCGCCGCTTCCCCACGAAGAAGCGCTTCGGCGCGGAAGGGGCGGAGGCGCTGATCCCGCTGCTGACCCGCGTGCTGGAGCGTGCGGCGGAGAGCGGCGTGACGCGGGCGGTGATCGGCACCATGCATCGCGGCCGTCTGTCCGTCATGGCGAACGTGCTGGGACGCTCGCTCACGCGGATGATGGCGGAGATCAAGAACGCCCATCCTTTCCCCGCGGACGCGCCGCGCGCGGGAGACGTCCCCTACCACCTCGGCCACGACGCGGTGCTGGCCTTCGGCGGACGCAACATCCGGGTGACGCTGCTCTCCAACCCCTCGCACCTGGAGGCGGTGGACCCGCTGGTGCTCGGCCGCGCCCGCGGCGCGCAGGACGCGGAGGGCGAGGGTGGCCGCGCGCGCGTGCTGCCGATCGTGATCCACACCGACGCCGCGGTGATCGGCCAGGGCGTGGTGGCGGAGTGCATCCAGCTCGCGGGGCCGGCGGGCTACTCCACCGGGGGCACGGTGCACCTCGTCGTCAACAACGGGATCGGCTTCACGACGGAGACGCATGAGGCCCGCACCTCCCGCCACTGCACCGGGGCCTGGAAGGCGGTGGACAGCGCCATCCTGCACGTGAACGGGGACGACCCGGCGGCGGTGTGCCGGGCGGCGGACATCGCGGTGGCCTGGCGGCAGGCGCAGGGGTGCGACGCGGTGGTGGACCTCGTCTGCTACCGGCGCAACGGGCACAACGAGATCGACGAGCCGGCCTTCACCCAGCCGCGGCTCTACGCCCGCATCGCGGAGCAGGTGCCCGTTGCGCGCCGCTACGCGGAGGCGCTGGTGCGGGCGGGCGTGACGGACGAGGCGACGGTCGCGGCCATGGCGGAGGCCTGCCGCGCGCGGCTGCAGGCGGCCTATGAGGACGCGGCCGGCTTCCGCCTGAACGAGAGCGGCTATCCACCCCGCCCCGCCCCGCGCGGGGCGGAGACGGGGGTGGCGGGGGAGGTGCTGTCCCGCATCGCCGCCGCCATCGCGGAACCGCCGGGCGGCGCGGCGCTGCACCCGCGCATGGGGCGCATCCTCCGGCAGCGGGCGATCGAAGAAGGCGGGATCGCCTGGCCCACGGCGGAGGCGCTGGCCTTCGGCAGCCTGTTGCTGGAGGGTGTGCCGGTGCGGCTGAGCGGGCAGGACGTGGCGCGCGGCGCCTTCTCCCACCGGCACTTCGCGCTGGTGGATTCCGCGACGGGGGAGCGGCACATCGGGCTGGACCGGCTCTCGCCCGGTCAGTTTCCCCAACAGGCGCGGTTCCAGGTCCATAACAGCCCGCTCTCCGAGTACGCGGTGCTGGGCTTCGAGTACGGCTACAGCCTGGAGCGGCCGGATTCGCTGGTGATCTGGGAGGCGCAGTTCGGCGACTTCGCCAACGGCGCGCAGATCGTGATCGACCAGTTCCTCGCGGCCGCCGAGGAGAAGTGGTGCGACCCGTCCCGCCTCGTTGTGCTGCTGCCGCACGGGCTGGAGGGCCAGGGGCCGGAGCACTCCTCAGCGCGGATCGAGCGCTTCCTGCAGCTCGCGGCGCGGGACAACATGCGGATCGCGAACCCTTCCACCCCCGCCAACTATTTCCACCTTCTGCGGGAGCAGGCGCTGGGGCTGCACGACCGGCCGCTGGTGGTGATCGCGCCGAAGCGGCTGCTGCGGCTGCCGGCCGCCGTCTCGCCGCTCGCCGACTTTCTGCCGGGCAGCGGCTTCCGGCCCGTGGTGGCCTCCGTCCCGGCCGGGCCGGTGCACAGCGTGCTGCTGTGTTCCGGCAAGATCGCCTACGAGCTGGAGGAGCGCGCGCGTGGGGTTGAGGGCGTGGCGGTCCTGAGGCTCGAGCGTCTTTACCCCCTGCCGGCGGAGGAGCTGGCGGCGCTGTTGCGCCGCTGGCCGGAAGCCCGCATCACCTGGGTGCAGGAGGAGCCTGAGAACATGGGCGCATGGAGCTGGATGGACCGTCGGCTGGAAGCGGTGGCCGCCGCGGCGGGGCTGGCCGAATCCCGGCCGGGGCTCGTCGCCCGGCCCGAATCCCCCTCCCCCGCCGGCAGCTTCCACGGGGACCACGACGCGGACCAGGCGGCGATCGTGGAGCGCGCCTTCGCGGCCGCGCCGGTGGCCCAAGCTCCTGTCTCCGGCTCGACGAGGGCGGCCTGA
- a CDS encoding acyl-CoA dehydrogenase family protein, producing the protein MNAVSNDIALAEYGAALAAAERLFEEGRRAVAATVAPTGKPDPALMDRHQFALHGLAWQAAYVEALRQTLRWAEGLAGAGDLGAAEAAILRLGFAEYLSQLAGGIPMSQAEVVRPADMGVPPEAVARFLAEPVLARLSGPAGLEAARLALGDRVAEGEYGALGLDDEALEATRAEFLRFTAAEVTPHAQGWHQRDELIPAELVGKLAEMGVFGLTVPEEYGGLGLGKVAMCLVSEALSGGYIGVGSLGTRSEIAAELIRLGGTEEQKARWLPRIASGETLPTAVFTEPNTGSDLGNLRTRAVREGAVYKIYGAKTWITHGSRSDLMTLLVRTGAPGSGYKGLSMLLAEKPRGTEGDPFPAPGMSGAEIPVLGYRGMKEYEIGFDGFEVPASSLLGGVEGQGFKQLMETFESARIQTAARALGVAQNAMELGAAYATTREQFGRPILKFPRVHAKLAWMATETMMARQLSYFAARTKDSGQRCDMEAGMAKLLAARVAWSNADAALQIHGGNGYAIEYPISRVLCDARILSIFEGAAEIQAQVIARGLLGRVN; encoded by the coding sequence ATGAACGCCGTGAGCAACGACATCGCGCTGGCCGAGTACGGTGCGGCCCTGGCAGCGGCCGAGCGCCTGTTCGAGGAGGGGCGTCGCGCGGTGGCCGCGACCGTGGCGCCCACCGGCAAACCGGACCCTGCGCTGATGGACCGGCACCAGTTCGCCCTGCACGGGCTGGCCTGGCAGGCGGCCTATGTGGAGGCGCTGCGCCAAACCCTGCGCTGGGCGGAGGGGCTGGCGGGCGCAGGGGACCTTGGCGCTGCGGAGGCGGCGATCCTGCGGCTGGGCTTCGCCGAGTACCTCTCCCAGCTCGCGGGCGGCATCCCGATGAGCCAGGCGGAGGTGGTGCGCCCCGCCGACATGGGGGTCCCGCCCGAGGCGGTGGCGCGCTTCCTGGCCGAGCCCGTGCTCGCCCGCCTCTCCGGCCCCGCCGGGCTGGAGGCCGCGCGGCTGGCCCTGGGGGACCGGGTGGCGGAGGGCGAGTACGGCGCGCTCGGGCTCGATGACGAGGCGCTGGAGGCGACGCGGGCGGAGTTCCTGCGCTTCACCGCCGCCGAGGTGACGCCGCACGCCCAGGGCTGGCACCAGCGGGACGAGCTGATCCCCGCGGAGCTGGTGGGCAAGCTGGCGGAGATGGGCGTGTTCGGGCTGACGGTCCCCGAGGAGTACGGAGGGCTCGGGCTCGGCAAGGTGGCGATGTGCCTCGTCTCCGAGGCGCTGAGCGGCGGGTATATCGGCGTCGGCTCGCTCGGCACGCGGTCCGAGATCGCGGCAGAGCTGATCCGGCTCGGCGGGACCGAGGAGCAGAAGGCGCGCTGGCTGCCCCGCATCGCCTCCGGCGAGACGCTGCCGACGGCGGTGTTCACGGAGCCCAACACGGGGTCGGACCTCGGCAACCTTCGCACCCGCGCGGTGCGGGAGGGTGCGGTCTACAAGATCTACGGCGCCAAGACCTGGATCACCCACGGCTCGCGCTCCGACCTCATGACGCTGCTGGTGCGAACGGGCGCGCCGGGATCGGGCTACAAGGGCCTGTCCATGCTGCTGGCGGAGAAGCCGCGCGGCACGGAGGGCGATCCCTTCCCTGCCCCGGGCATGAGCGGGGCGGAGATCCCCGTGCTCGGCTACCGCGGCATGAAGGAGTACGAGATCGGCTTCGACGGCTTCGAGGTGCCCGCCTCCTCCCTGCTGGGCGGGGTGGAGGGCCAGGGCTTCAAGCAGCTGATGGAGACCTTCGAGAGCGCGCGCATCCAGACCGCGGCGCGGGCCCTGGGCGTGGCGCAGAACGCGATGGAGCTGGGCGCCGCCTACGCCACCACGCGCGAGCAGTTCGGGCGGCCCATCCTGAAGTTCCCGCGCGTGCACGCGAAGCTGGCCTGGATGGCGACGGAGACGATGATGGCGCGCCAGCTCTCCTACTTCGCCGCGCGCACGAAGGACTCCGGCCAGCGCTGCGACATGGAGGCGGGGATGGCGAAGCTGCTGGCCGCGCGCGTGGCGTGGAGCAACGCGGACGCCGCGCTGCAGATCCATGGCGGCAACGGCTACGCCATCGAGTACCCCATCAGCCGCGTGCTCTGCGACGCGCGCATCCTCTCCATCTTCGAGGGCGCGGCGGAGATCCAGGCGCAGGTGATCGCGCGGGGGCTGCTCGGACGGGTGAACTGA
- a CDS encoding TetR/AcrR family transcriptional regulator: protein MSEVSATPPRRSAAQRLREVARELFYRQGIRATGVEELCRVAGTTKISLYRAFPSKDELVACILRDDCEQEAAWYHEALGPGLPPRERPAAFVTAAAAELRQPGFRGCSLGLAIAEFPDPEHPARKVADTYKREMLERLRRVCAEAGAADPEMLGDSLMMLTEGAFSSAAYLGAEEAAASLERAGQRLLASALPLAGS, encoded by the coding sequence GTGAGCGAAGTGTCCGCGACCCCGCCGCGCCGATCGGCGGCGCAGCGCCTGAGGGAGGTGGCCCGGGAGCTGTTCTACCGGCAGGGCATCCGCGCCACGGGGGTCGAGGAGCTGTGCCGCGTGGCGGGCACGACGAAGATCAGCCTCTACCGGGCCTTTCCGTCGAAGGACGAACTGGTGGCCTGCATCCTGCGCGATGACTGCGAGCAGGAAGCGGCGTGGTACCACGAGGCGCTCGGCCCCGGGCTTCCGCCGCGGGAGCGCCCGGCGGCCTTCGTGACGGCGGCGGCGGCGGAGCTGCGGCAGCCCGGTTTCCGGGGCTGCTCGCTGGGCCTTGCCATCGCCGAGTTCCCGGATCCCGAGCACCCCGCCCGGAAGGTCGCGGACACCTACAAGCGCGAGATGCTGGAGAGGCTGCGCCGGGTCTGTGCCGAGGCGGGGGCGGCCGATCCGGAGATGCTGGGCGATTCCCTGATGATGCTGACGGAGGGCGCCTTCTCCTCCGCCGCCTATCTCGGGGCGGAGGAGGCTGCCGCCTCGCTGGAGCGGGCGGGGCAGCGACTCCTGGCCTCGGCGCTGCCGCTGGCCGGCTCTTAG
- a CDS encoding tripartite tricarboxylate transporter substrate binding protein translates to MPFTPTRRVLLAAPLALAAPRLARADEWPSRPVSIIVGFPPGTATDSVARLVAERFSRALGQRFVVDNRVGQSGSIGAAYVARSAPDGYTITVGASAPQAINPHIYPNIGYDPRVDFTTIGQLVQLPYLLVAGKHTGFTSLRDVVDKARREPDSVTYATTGNGSTSQLLMAMLAHSTGVRMTQVQYRGTAQSLTDIVAGRVDLTFDTLIGTMPFARDGKVRPIAVGTAERVGVVPEVPTTAEAGFPAVKGGAWLGLLGPAGLPPTIVARLDREVSGLLADPGFGKTITDLGAVVDPAGPERFGQILRRDYESWGEIVRVTGTRSE, encoded by the coding sequence ATGCCCTTCACGCCGACCCGGCGCGTCCTGCTCGCGGCCCCGCTGGCCCTTGCCGCGCCCCGGCTTGCCCGCGCCGACGAGTGGCCGAGCAGGCCGGTGAGCATCATCGTCGGCTTCCCGCCGGGCACCGCGACCGATTCCGTCGCGCGGCTGGTGGCGGAGCGCTTCTCCCGCGCGCTCGGCCAGCGCTTCGTGGTGGACAACCGCGTGGGGCAGAGCGGATCGATCGGGGCCGCCTACGTCGCCCGGTCGGCGCCGGATGGCTACACCATCACCGTCGGGGCCTCCGCGCCGCAGGCGATCAACCCGCACATCTATCCCAATATCGGCTACGATCCGCGGGTGGACTTCACCACCATCGGGCAGCTCGTGCAGTTGCCGTACCTGCTCGTCGCGGGGAAGCACACCGGCTTCACGAGCCTGCGGGACGTGGTGGACAAGGCGCGGCGGGAGCCGGATTCGGTGACCTACGCTACCACGGGCAACGGCTCCACCTCGCAGCTCCTCATGGCCATGCTGGCGCATTCCACGGGCGTGCGGATGACGCAGGTGCAGTACCGCGGCACCGCGCAGTCGCTGACGGACATCGTGGCCGGCCGCGTGGACCTGACCTTCGACACGCTGATCGGCACCATGCCCTTCGCGCGGGACGGCAAGGTGCGGCCGATCGCCGTCGGCACGGCGGAGCGCGTGGGGGTGGTGCCTGAGGTGCCCACCACGGCGGAGGCGGGCTTCCCCGCGGTGAAGGGCGGTGCCTGGCTCGGCCTGCTCGGCCCCGCGGGGCTGCCGCCCACCATCGTGGCGCGACTGGACCGGGAGGTTTCCGGCCTGCTGGCGGATCCGGGGTTCGGGAAGACCATCACCGATCTTGGCGCCGTGGTGGATCCGGCAGGGCCGGAGAGGTTTGGGCAGATCCTGCGCCGCGACTACGAGAGCTGGGGCGAGATCGTGCGCGTGACCGGGACGCGGTCCGAGTGA